Proteins encoded by one window of Girardinichthys multiradiatus isolate DD_20200921_A chromosome 14, DD_fGirMul_XY1, whole genome shotgun sequence:
- the LOC124880098 gene encoding uncharacterized protein LOC124880098, whose translation MGENYQYPIFFECNKLHGEQKNKLQAYFRVRRRSGGGDCGPLTRVAQDVYRIAFKNQTDQQEVLRRSEHAVNFSDGRLVFSVRGSLSPPTSPQDTTPAAPAETQQSIPDSTATLSGKEVEEKLEELELSTLKDSPDSEEPLSSGYYSAEHYQVKEETLVRRLSQTEPVGGVSDQRGEKGRQSDGTLSQYGKNLHEDEAPTENLQCLDVEDEPHLSERFGTLSFSETTTPVATYTLTDGIQLVVYQGDITTFEADALVNSANEDLNHCEGVAAALSQAGGPEVQSESDNLKKYKGKIPTGEVVVTSGGKLRCKRLLHAVGPVGGKANGKERMLLERTVRRALSLAEMIKFKSIAIPCIGSGVFGVPIIVCSEAIVSAIKEFCSQGELSLKTIALIDDRGEVVRAMQEACDRLLLGHRAAFPTESEGPLGVEVQFDSACQSVARRATAGAQKGLVHVEIVLGTIESQQTDAVVSPMVNHDPLSTRVGNILSKKIGLKRTKKVEQESREESMPGDIILVEELTGVPFGAVFFLSLLPWDEEDNGIAVEVLRLGINKILTSCENRGFGSVALPALGAGIALRFPDALIAKVLQEEICKFEQERTTSTPVRVCIVLQDEEAIEAFMHVQEDMNYKRFTGNDVESDQNLESSTKRIVLLGKTGSGKSHLGNTILGEDVFPLYHSPNSGTYACQSETRTVRGRRLTLIDTPGFFDTARSEEELMPEIMGCLTECAPGPHVFLIVLKVDKFTKHEQQLITKICKHFSEDALNYAVIVFTHGGQLQERMTIEEFVSQNTDLSNLVRKCGSRCHVFDNKHWNGEDQDDYRSNQVQLEAFLQTLDKMMVQTKGSYYTNDVLQHVEEKIQKQEKQIREVSVDLPPQEVRKQAKALVSNEFLTKLAGTATGAVLGAFFGVRALMEIVLKLVNNPAQLMNHVRTLKKMALPAAGVAGSEVAIAAVGVVAGVTAVTAAAAGGIRGGAIGYKVSTEAKTPIEAIEKTYEAVMENRNALRMLPPN comes from the exons ATGGGGGAAAATTACCAGTACCCTATTTTCTTCGAGTGTAACAAGCTTCATGGGGAGCAGAAGAATAAATTACAGGCATATTTTCGTGTCCGCCGACGGTCCGGTGGAGGAGACTGCGGCCCATTGACAAGAGTGGCCCAGGACGTCTACAGGATAGCGTTCAAAAATCAGACGG ATCAACAGGAAgtactgaggagatccgagcatGCAGTTAACTTCAGTGATGGTCGTCTGGTGTTCAGTGTCAGGGGCAGCCTGTCACCTCCGACCTCTCCTCAAGACACCACCCCTGCAGCGCCAGCAGAG ACCCAACAGTCCATTCCTGACTCAACTGCCACACTGAGTGGTAAGGAAGTTGAAGAAAAACTAGAAGAACTGGAGCTTTCTACCCTGAAGGACTCTCCTGATTCAGAGGAACCGCTCAGCTCTGGTTATTACTCTGCAGAGCATTACCAAGTGAAGGAAGAGACCTTAGTGAGGAGATTATCTCAAACTGAACCTGTGGGTGGAGTCAGTGACCAGAGGGGAGAGAAGGGCCGACAGTCTGATGGTACTCTGAGCCAATATGGTAAAAATCTACATGAGGATGAAGCACCTACAGAAAACCTACAGTGTTTAGATGTAGAAGATGAGCCACATTTAAGTGAGCGTTTTGGAACTTTGAGTTTCTCTGAAACAACCACACCAGTAGCCACCTACACCCTTACTGATGGTATTCAGTTGGTGGTGTATCAGGGGGACATCACCACGTTTGAAGCTGACGCCCTGGTGAACTCTGCCAATGAGGATCTGAATCATTGCGAAGGCGTCGCTGCTGCCCTGAGTCAGGCTGGGGGTCCTGAAGTACAGAGTGAAAGCGATaatctaaagaaatataaaggAAAAATCCCTACAGGGGAAGTGGTAGTGACCAGTGGGGGTAAACTACGCTGCAAAAGACTGCTGCATGCTGTTGGTCCTGTGGGTGGGAAAGCAAATGGGAAGGAGAGGATGTTACTGGAAAGAACTGTTCGCCGTGCTCTGAGTTTAGCAGAAATGATTAAATTTAAATCCATCGCCATTCCCTGTATTGGCTCAGGAGTGTTTGGCGTTCCCATCATAGTTTGCTCCGAGGCCATTGTGTCTGCTATCAAGGAGTTCTGTAGTCAGGGTGAGCTAAGTCTTAAAACAATTGCACTGATAGATGACAGAGGGGAGGTGGTGAGGGCCATGCAGGAAGCATGTGACAGGCTTCTTCTGGGGCACCGGGCTGCATTCCCTACAGAAAGCGAAGGTCCGCTAGGAGTGGAAGTTCAGTTTGATTCTGCATGTCAAAGCGTAGCCAGAAGAGCCACTGCTGGTGCTCAGAAGGGCCTTGTCCATGTGGAGATTGTTCTGGGGACCATTGAGAGCCAGCAG ACAGATGCAGTGGTATCTCCTATGGTCAACCACGATCCTCTGTCTACCCGAGTTGGAAATATTCTCAGCAAAAAAATTGGTCTTAAGCGAACTAAAAAGGTTGAACAGGAATCACGAGAGGAATCGATGCCTGGCGACATCATACTAGTGGAAGAATTGACTGGAGTTCCTTTTGGTGCCGTGTTTTTCCTCAGCCTTCTTCCATGGGATGAAGAAGACAATGGAATTGCCGTCGAG GTTCTCCGACTGGGCATCAACAAAATCCTGACTTCCTGTGAGAACAGAGGGTTTGGATCTGTGGCCCTACCTGCACTCGGGGCTGGCATTGCCCTTCGTTTTCCGGACGCTCTGATCGCCAAGGTTTTACAGGAGGAGATCTGTAAATTTGAACAGGAGAGAACCACCAGCACACCAGTCCGGGTCTGCATTGTTCTACAAGATGAAGAGGCTATTGAG GCCTTCATGCATGTCCAAGAAGATATGAACTACAAAAGATTCACTGGAAATGATGTGGAGAGTGACCAAAATCTGG AATCCAGTACAAAGAGGATTGTTCTGCTGGGGAAAACCGGATCTGGGAAAAGCCACCTAGGTAACACCATTCTGGGAGAGGACGTTTTTCCTTTATATCATTCTCCTAACTCAGGAACATATGCATGTCAGTCAGAGACAAGAACGGTCCGTGGGAGACGCCTTACTTTGATCGACACACCTGGTTTCTTCGACACTGCCAGGAGTGAAGAGGAGTTGATGCCTGAGATAATGGGTTGCCTCACTGAGTGTGCGCCTGGACCACACGTCTTTCTCATTGTGCTCAAAGTGGACAAATTCACAAAGCACGAGCAACAGCTTATCACCAAAATATGCAAGCATTTCTCAGAGGATGCTTTAAATTATGCTGTAATCGTGTTCACTCATGGTGGCCAGCTCCAAGAAAGGATGACAATCGAAGAGTTTGTCAGTCAGAATACGGATCTGAGTAATCTGGTGAGGAAGTGTGGAAGTCGGTGCCATGTCTTTGATAATAAACACTGGAACGGAGAAGACCAAGACGATTACAGGAGCAACCAGGTCCAGTTGGAGGCGTTCCTTCAAACACTAGACAAGATGATGGTGCAAACAAAGGGATCTTACTACACCAATGATGTTCTGCAGCACGTAGAAGAAAAGATCCAGAAGCAAGAAAAGCAGATTAGAGAGGTCTCAGTAGATTTACCCCCACAGGAGGTCAGAAAACAGGCTAAAGCCCTCGTGTCCAATGAATTTTTGACAAAGCTAGCAGGTACTGCCACCGGCGCTGTATTGGGGGCATTTTTTGGAGTGAGAGCTTTAATGGAAATAGTTCTGAAGCTTGTGAACAATCCAGCCCAACTGATGAATCACGTGAGAACCCTGAAGAAGATGGCACTACCTGCAGCGGGTGTAGCAGGAAGTGAGGTGGCCATTGCAGCCGTTGGAGTGGTCGCAGGTGTTACTGCAGTAACTGCGGCTGCTGCAGGAGGAATACGAGGTGGTGCCATTGGATATAAAGTATCTACGGAAGCAAAAACTCCAATAGAGGCCATAGAGAAGACTTATGAGGCTGTCATGGAGAACAGAAATGCGTTAAGGATGCTTCCACCAAATTAG
- the LOC124880104 gene encoding E3 ubiquitin/ISG15 ligase TRIM25-like: protein MAGKEEQLQENQYGVNLDREQFCCSVCLDLLKEPVTIHCGHSYCRSCIENCWDEEDEKGEYSCPQCRETFHLRPVLKRNNMLAEVVKKLKMRYPQQLPPPLTPDAPLDIACDFCGLGQNKAIKSCLTCLASYCDKHVEPHYTIPVLQKHELISATIPIGKKVCALHRKLMDLYCQTDEELICTECTVDKHKHHKFVSILELEETTKKRLETVRRQVQKKVQQREEELEMLIQAEKNVKGGAQTAKTDCAKIFSELISSMQNRCGKVEQLIEAQEKSAVAQAGELKQQLEKDLAELRGRDTQLLQLSCADDIVYLMQFHSISETFQDFEPGAGPPRSFTDVTACVIELKDKAEILLKETWPKISTTVSYVDFSLPPPPNSREEFLSYWHPLNLDDTSNYPNLNVMDNNRKIRPSPVPYSPHPNRFIRFPQVLCKEALTERCYWEVEWHARTLSAAVVYKDADRKSDESEFGKNDKSWTLECSENTLKFCHNNVEMKLPGSCSQKIGVFLDYKAGILSFYKVSDPMLLIFEVRTTFTQPLLPGIGLNYEWYDTGVFAQLAKLN from the exons ATGGCTGGTAAGGAGGAACAACTGCAGGAGAATCAATACGGAGTCAATCTAGACCGTGAGCAGTTCTGCTGCTCAGTTTGTCTGGATCTGCTGAAGGAGCCCGTCACCATCCACTGCGGACACAGTTACTGCAGAAGCTGCATCGAGAACTGCTGGGATGAGGAGGATGAGAAGGGGGAATACAGCTGCCCTCAGTGCAGGGAGACCTTCCATCTGAGGCCTGTTCTGAAGAGAAACAACATGCTGGCTGAG GTTGTAAAGAAGCTGAAGATGAGATATCCCCAACAACTACCTCCTCCACTGACCCCTGACGCCCCGCTAGACATTGCCTGTGACTTTTGCGGGCTCGGACAAAACAAAGCCATAAAGTCTTGCTTGACATGCTTGGCATCTTACTGCGACAAACACGTTGAGCCTCACTACACTATCCCCGTGTTGCAGAAGCATGAACTGATCTCAGCTACTATCCCAATAGGGAAAAAAGTGTGCGCCCTGCATAGAAAGTTGATGGATCTCTACTGTCAGACGGACGAGGAGCTCATCTGCACCGAGTGCACAGTCGACAAACATAAACATCACAAATTTGTGTCAATTTTGGAACTAGAGGAGACAACAAAG AAACGTCTGGAGACAGTTCGAAGGCAAGTGCAAAAGAAAGTGCAGCAAAGAGAAGAAGAGCTGGAGATGCTCATACAAGCTGAGAAGAATGTTAAG GGCGGTGCTCAGACTGCAAAGACTGACTGTGCCAAGATCTTCTCCGAGTTGATTTCCTCCATGCAGAACAGATGCGGTAAAGTGGAGCAGCTGATAGAAGCCCAGGAGAAAAGTGCCGTCGCTCAGGCCGGGGAGCTGAAGCAGCAGCTGGAGAAGGACCTCGCTGAGCTGAGGGGGAGGGACACCCAACTGTTGCAGCTTTCCTGTGCTGACGACATTGTTTACCTGATGCAG tttcactCCATTTCGGAAACGTTTCAAGACTTTGAACCGGGCGCTGGTCCTCCACGCTCATTCACAGATGTGACTGCCTGTGTGATTGAGCTAAAAGACAAAGCAGAAATTTTGCTGAAGGAGACATGGCCCAAGATCTCAACTACAG TCTCTTATGTGGATTTCTCCCTACCACCACCACCCAACAGCAGAGAGGAGTTTTTAAGTT ATTGGCATCCCCTTAACCTTGATGACACATCAAATTACCCTAACCTGAACGTGATGGACAACAACCGTAAAATAAGGCCTTCACCTGTCCCATATTCTCCTCATCCAAACAGATTTATCAGGTTCCCACAAGTGCTTTGCAAAGAGGCTTTAACGGAACGATGTTACTGGGAGGTGGAGTGGCACGCTCGCACCCTGTCTGCGGCTGTAGTTTACAAAGACGCCGACCGAAAATCGGATGAGTCGGAGTTTGGGAAAAATGACAAGTCTTGGACTTTAGAGTGCTCAGAAAATACTCTGAAGTTTTGTCACAATAATGTTGAGATGAAATTACCTGGTTCTTGCTCCCAAAAGATTGGAGTGTTCTTGGATTACAAAGCAGGAATTTTGAGTTTCTATAAAGTCTCTGACCCAATGCTTCTAATCTTTGAAGTTCGGACCACATTCACTCAGCCTCTTCTTCCTGGTATTGGGCTGAACTATGAATGGTATGATACTGGAGTATTTGCACAGCTGGCTAAATTGAATTAG